The Pontibacillus yanchengensis region TTGGTCCAACGAGGAGTTTAAAGTTATTATGAGGGGTTGGCAAGTGACTTTTTTAATTTATGCCGGCCCCCGCGGGGGCCGGCATAAATTAAATGCCAATCCTTACATTATTAGAATGCCATAAACATCTTAGCTAATCCTGAATCACTTTTTGGTAGGGAGTTATTATTATAAGTAGCCCCGCTATTAAACATTTGAATAATTAGTAGAGATATTACAAATAATAATATTGTATTAACATAAACAACTATTGAAATTACCATTACTCTACACCTCTATTCATATTAATTTTGAACAATATTTTAATGAGAAAGTAAGAAAATATTATGCTGAAACTAGTAAAAAACATGTTTACTGTGGAATGAATAGATACTTGATCTACACCGATAGTTTGTTTGTCAAATAATAAAACAAATTGAAAAAATGTTAAAAATGCAATATGAATGAGAGTTTTATAACCAAGAGTTTCATTAGTAAGTGCGCCAAAACAGTTACATTTAACATTTAGCTGTTTCACCTTTGCAATTATTACAGCCAATAAGAAAATAATAAGTAAAAAAAATAGCAAAAGCTTTCCATATAGCTGAGTACTACTAAATAAAATGAGGATGCTTATAGAAAATTCAAATAATAAAACTAAAATGGCTCCAAATGTAGAATATAGACCTTTAAAACCTAAACTTTTTACTGTATCCCTAAAACTATTAAATGCATTAATCTTAGTTATTATAGAAAACATAAATAACCCACTTAAAAAAACTTTGATAAAAAGAAATGTATTCATGTAGCACCTCCATATTGGAATGATAATATACATTTTATTTACATGGATTAATTTACCACATAAAAATAAAATAAAGAATGCTTATTACAAAACATGTCAATAAAAGTGTTTTGTAGACAATATCCTTTGCTGGAGTTAAACAAAATATAGAATTTACTTTTATAATAGTGCCATTTACGACTGGGAATGCAACTTACTTAAGTTTTGGAAAACCTACCATTAAATTTAAATACACATGATACAAATTGGCGTAACTGTGTTTCTTAACTTCTCTACAATTTCTAGGAATACTCCTGGACCTTTCAATTTCTTGGTACTTTCCCATCATTTATTCTTTCATATCATAATACTCAACTTTCTTTTTGAGTTGGGATAAGTCACTTTCATTCTCCGGCCCTTTCCCATACGAATATTGTTTCCCTAATGGTTGAGCTAACCTATGTTCTACCCCATTGTAAAAACATCGCATCCAGCTTTTAATCTGTGACTTATTTTTAATTCCAAACTTTCTCATAATCTCCTTATTCGTTAATTCCCCCTCAAGTTTCAAACGAATAACTTCTCTCTTAACTTCTTCTGGATAAAATTTTTTCTTGCCCACAAGAAAAACACCTCCAAATTTCGATAATTATTTATACGACTCTAGGGGTATTTTTTCCTCTCTCATATTATTGGGTGTATTGAGTCACTCTAAAATTCATTGGCCGCAATCATTCATTTATATACTTTACTAATATTGCCTTTATACCAATAACTTCATCCGGTGAAATGGTTTGACGTCCACTTTTCCCTTCAACATCAAAATACCAAATAACCTCAATCGTATGATCTCGTTCCTCCATATGCTTTACCTTGATTACAGTCACGAGATTTTACCACCCTTGCCATGTAAATTACCACCATGCGCCAAAGAATTTACCACACAGTGCCAATGTATGTACCATTAATAAAGAATCCTACAGAATACTTTGGAGGACTGCAGGATTCAGGAAACTCTTTTTTGTAGTTAAAATAGATTTAAAATAAACAAAGATTATTTTTATCAATTCCTTGTAGATATCTTGTTCTGTCCAGGTAAGAGGAGGAGGCTCTTTTCCATAAAAGGTTAAGAGTTTAGATTTTAACTCCTTCGCATTTCTTATACCCAATCAAATAATAGTAATGTTGTTCTATATTCTGTAGTTCATTATTTGTCATGATCACCATATCATACACCTCCATTCAGTCCATGACGCTCACGAATTGAAACATTCTCATCTTTGATAGGAGTCATGGATGATACGGTCTAGTATGGTCTCTGCTATCGTTTCGTTGCCTAACTTTAGATGCCAACCACTTGGATCCATTTACTAACAAAAAATAGTGGGTGCTACTTTGTCCCGTACCTCAGTAATTTCTAGTAATATTGCTGCTGCTTCAGTTGATAAGTCGGTCAGTAACCATTCATCAAGAATGAGTAAATCTACTTCCATATATTTATTAATGCATTTTCGACAGCTTCCGTCTGTAGCTAATCTAGCAAGTGATAGTTCGTCTAGTAATTCGGGTAAGCGAATATATTTCACTTTATAAAGTTGACGGCAAGCAAATATCCCAAAAGCAGTAGCTAGGAGTGAGCTGGAAGTGGTAAGGGCTCGTCATTCTCTGGTAAATTATTTGTCACT contains the following coding sequences:
- a CDS encoding MauE/DoxX family redox-associated membrane protein — encoded protein: MNTFLFIKVFLSGLFMFSIITKINAFNSFRDTVKSLGFKGLYSTFGAILVLLFEFSISILILFSSTQLYGKLLLFFLLIIFLLAVIIAKVKQLNVKCNCFGALTNETLGYKTLIHIAFLTFFQFVLLFDKQTIGVDQVSIHSTVNMFFTSFSIIFSYFLIKILFKINMNRGVE